Genomic DNA from Lactuca sativa cultivar Salinas chromosome 8, Lsat_Salinas_v11, whole genome shotgun sequence:
TTTCCGGGCAAACTAAATTCAAGATGGGATGGTCCATTTCTAGTAAAGAAGGTTTTTCAACATGGAGCTATCGAGTTATTATCAAGAGATGGCACTCCTTTCAAAGTGAATGGACATCGGGTGAAAAAATATGAAGAAGGAATCCCGAGGAATGAAGACCTAGAAGAAGGGCTGCTGCTAGAAGACATGGCAACAACGTAGAGTGGGAAAGAGTCCAGCTAAcaactccttaaaaagaagcgcttccagGAGGCAACCCAAGTTAGAGTTTGCATTTCTTTTccctttgtttttctttttcacttttagGATATGTTTTCTTTTCATTCTTCTTCTGAAATTATGCTTAAAAtgattgcttgagggcaagcaatgcTCAAAGTGTAGGGTGGTGGTttaaaaaaattgagttttttcaAACTgaatgatctactcgccgagttcataagatTACTCGGCGAGTACTTTTTGAATTACACGAAAAATCGTGAATACAcgttcctactcggcgagtaggcatttctactcgacgagtacaagCAATTAAACGAGTTTTTACAATCTGTAAATAAGGGTTTCTTTTACCCTACTCATTTTCACCAGCCACTTCTCATTCATACTTGTCGAGCATTCAGTTTTCTCTCAAGCCATTCCTTTGATTTCTTGTTGAATCTTCATCCACAAAGCAAAAGGTATGATATTTCCTTTGAATTCTTGCTAAAGGTCACAACTTTATCAGTTATTGGTCCTTATTTTGCTAAAATCTGGATTTAGGGGTTTACtccaattctagggttttgattttaggATAAATTAGGAGGATTTAGACAAAAATTTCTTGTGGATTTATGCTTAAGGGACTTAGAATTGCAAACCCCTATGCAAATATATGTGTTTTTATTGACCTAATACGGATTGATTGGAAACAGTACTCccagttcatcctactcgtcgagtagt
This window encodes:
- the LOC128127888 gene encoding uncharacterized protein LOC128127888, with the protein product MCNFDIAEIRTNRLMQLNALEELRNEAYTSSLIYKEKTKNWHDKRIKGNKDFHEGQKVLLFNSRLKLFPGKLNSRWDGPFLVKKVFQHGAIELLSRDGTPFKVNGHRVKKYEEGIPRNEDLEEGLLLEDMATT